Proteins encoded within one genomic window of Pongo pygmaeus isolate AG05252 chromosome 4, NHGRI_mPonPyg2-v2.0_pri, whole genome shotgun sequence:
- the LOC129037089 gene encoding Fanconi anemia group E protein-like isoform X1, which translates to MATPDAGLPGAEGVEPAPWAQLQTPARLLLQALQAGPEGARRGLGVLRTLGSRGWEPFDWGRLLEALCREELVVQGPDGRLELKPLLLRLPRICQRNLMSLLMAVRPSLPESGLLSVLQIAQQDLAPDPDAWLRALGELLRRNLGVGTSMEGASPLSEKCQRQLQSLCRGLGLGGRRLKSPQAPDPEEEENRDSQQPGKRRKDSEEETASPEGKRVPKRFRCWEEEDHEKERPEHKSLESLADGGSASPIKDQPVMGAKTGEDGSSLEDAKGLAESLELPKAIQDQLPRLQQLLKTLEEGLEGLEDAPPVELQLLHECSPSQMDLLCAQLQLLQLSDLGLLQLCTWLLALSPDLSLSNATMLTRSLFLGQILSLTSSLSHLLTTALTSFCTKYTYPVCSALLDPVLQAPGTGPAQTELLCCLVKAESLEPDAQVLMLGQILELPWKEETFLVLQSLLERQVEMTPEKFSVLMEKLCKKGQAATTSMAYAKLMLTVMTKYQANITETQRLGLAMALEPNNTFLRKSLKAALKHLGP; encoded by the exons ATGGCGACACCGGACGCGGGGCTCCCTGGGGCTGAGGGCGTGGAGCCGGCGCCCTGGGCGCAGCTGCAGACCCCCGCCCGCCTCCTGCTGCAGGCGCTGCAGGCGGGGCCTGAGGGGGCGCGGCGCGGCCTGGGGGTGCTCCGGACACTGGGCAGCCGCGGCTGGGAGCCCTTCGACTGGGGTCGCTTGCTCGAGGCCCTGTGCCGGGAGGAGCTGGTGGTGCAGGGGCCTGACGGCCGTCTGGAGC TGAAACCACTGTTGCTGCGATTGCCCCGGATATGCCAGAGGAACCTGATGTCCCTGCTGATGGCCGTTCGGCCATCACTGCCAGAAAGTGGGCTCCTCTCTGTGCTGCAGATTGCCCAGCAGGACCTAGCCCCTGACCCTGATGCCTGGCTCCGTGCCCTGGGGGAATTGCTGCGAAGGAATCTGGGGGTGGGGACCTCCATGGAGGGAGCTTCTCCACTGTCTGAAAAATGCCAGAGACAGCTCCAAAGTCTGTGtagggggctgggcctggggggcAGGAGGTTGAAATCCCCCCAGGCTCCAGACCCTGAAGAAGAGGAGAACAGGGACTCCCAGCAGCCTGGGAAACGCAGAAAGGACTCAGAGGAAGAGACTGCCAGTCCTGAGGGGAAGAGGGTCCCCAAAAGATTCCGGTGTTGGGAAGAGGAAGATCATGAGAAGGAGAGACCCGAACATAAGTCACTGGAATCCCTGGCAGATGGAGGAAGTGCATCTCCTATTAAGGACCAGCCTGTCATGGGAGCTAAGACTGGCGAGGACGGTTCGAGTCTGGAGGATGCTAAAGGTCTAGCTGAGAGTTTGGAGTTGCCCAAAGCTATCCAGGACCAGCTTCCCAGGCTGCAGCAGCTGCTGAAGACCTTGGAGGAGGGGTTAGAGGGATTGGAGGATGCCCCCCCAGTTGAGCTACAGCTTCTTCACGAATGTAGTCCCAGCCAGATGGACTTGCTATGTGCCCAGCTGCAGCTCCTCCAGCTCTCAGACCTCGGTCTCCTGCAGCTCTGCACCTGGCTGCTGGCCCTTTCACCTGACCTCAGCCTCAGCAATGCTACTATGCTGACCAGAAGCCTCTTTCTTGGACAGATCCTCTCCTTGACTTCCTCACTCTCCCACCTGCTTACAACTGCCCTGACCTCATTCTGCACCAAATATACATACCCTGTCTGCAGCGCCCTCCTTGACCCTGTGCTCCAGGCCCCAGGCACAGGTCCTGCTCAAACAGAGTTACTGTGTTGCCTTGTGAAGGCGGAGTCCCTGGAGCCAGATGCACAAGTTCTAATGCTGGGACAGATCTTGGAGCTGCCCTGGAAGGAGGAAACTTTCTTGGTGTTGCAGTCACTCCTAGAGCGGCAGGTGGAGATGACCCCTGAGAAGTTCAGTGTCTTAATGGAGAAGCTCTGTAAAAAGGGGCAGGCAGCCACCACCTCCATGGCCTATGCCAAGCTCATGCTGACAGTGATGACCAAGTATCAGGCTAACATCACTGAGACCCAGAGGCTGGGCCTGGCTATGGCCCTAGAACCTAACAACACCTTCCTGAGGAAGTCCCTGAAGGCCGCCTTGAAACATTTGGGCCCCTGA
- the LOC129037089 gene encoding Fanconi anemia group E protein-like isoform X2 produces the protein MATPDAGLPGAEGVEPAPWAQLQTPARLLLQALQAGPEGARRGLGVLRTLGSRGWEPFDWGRLLEALCREELVVQGPDGRLELKPLLLRLPRICQRNLMSLLMAVRPSLPESGLLSVLQIAQQDLAPDPDAWLRALGELLRRNLGVGTSMEGASPLSEKCQRQLQSLCRGLGLGGRRLKSPQAPDPEEEENRDSQQPGKRRKDSEEETASPEGKRVPKRFRCWEEEDHEKERPEHKSLESLADGGSASPIKDQPVMGAKTGEDGSSLEDAKGLAESLELPKAIQDQLPRLQQLLKTLEEGLEGLEDAPPVELQLLHECSPSQMDLLCAQLQLLQLSDLGLLQLCTWLLALSPDLSLSNATMLTRSLFLGQILSLTSSLSHLLTTALTSFCTKYTYPVCSALLDPVLQAPGTGPAQTELLCCLVKAESLEPDAQVLMLTSLRPRGWAWLWP, from the exons ATGGCGACACCGGACGCGGGGCTCCCTGGGGCTGAGGGCGTGGAGCCGGCGCCCTGGGCGCAGCTGCAGACCCCCGCCCGCCTCCTGCTGCAGGCGCTGCAGGCGGGGCCTGAGGGGGCGCGGCGCGGCCTGGGGGTGCTCCGGACACTGGGCAGCCGCGGCTGGGAGCCCTTCGACTGGGGTCGCTTGCTCGAGGCCCTGTGCCGGGAGGAGCTGGTGGTGCAGGGGCCTGACGGCCGTCTGGAGC TGAAACCACTGTTGCTGCGATTGCCCCGGATATGCCAGAGGAACCTGATGTCCCTGCTGATGGCCGTTCGGCCATCACTGCCAGAAAGTGGGCTCCTCTCTGTGCTGCAGATTGCCCAGCAGGACCTAGCCCCTGACCCTGATGCCTGGCTCCGTGCCCTGGGGGAATTGCTGCGAAGGAATCTGGGGGTGGGGACCTCCATGGAGGGAGCTTCTCCACTGTCTGAAAAATGCCAGAGACAGCTCCAAAGTCTGTGtagggggctgggcctggggggcAGGAGGTTGAAATCCCCCCAGGCTCCAGACCCTGAAGAAGAGGAGAACAGGGACTCCCAGCAGCCTGGGAAACGCAGAAAGGACTCAGAGGAAGAGACTGCCAGTCCTGAGGGGAAGAGGGTCCCCAAAAGATTCCGGTGTTGGGAAGAGGAAGATCATGAGAAGGAGAGACCCGAACATAAGTCACTGGAATCCCTGGCAGATGGAGGAAGTGCATCTCCTATTAAGGACCAGCCTGTCATGGGAGCTAAGACTGGCGAGGACGGTTCGAGTCTGGAGGATGCTAAAGGTCTAGCTGAGAGTTTGGAGTTGCCCAAAGCTATCCAGGACCAGCTTCCCAGGCTGCAGCAGCTGCTGAAGACCTTGGAGGAGGGGTTAGAGGGATTGGAGGATGCCCCCCCAGTTGAGCTACAGCTTCTTCACGAATGTAGTCCCAGCCAGATGGACTTGCTATGTGCCCAGCTGCAGCTCCTCCAGCTCTCAGACCTCGGTCTCCTGCAGCTCTGCACCTGGCTGCTGGCCCTTTCACCTGACCTCAGCCTCAGCAATGCTACTATGCTGACCAGAAGCCTCTTTCTTGGACAGATCCTCTCCTTGACTTCCTCACTCTCCCACCTGCTTACAACTGCCCTGACCTCATTCTGCACCAAATATACATACCCTGTCTGCAGCGCCCTCCTTGACCCTGTGCTCCAGGCCCCAGGCACAGGTCCTGCTCAAACAGAGTTACTGTGTTGCCTTGTGAAGGCGGAGTCCCTGGAGCCAGATGCACAAGTTCTAAT GCTAACATCACTGAGACCCAGAGGCTGGGCCTGGCTATGGCCCTAG